GACCAATTCTAGACCGTAAGGACCGCTGCCGAAAACTCGACTTTTGCCAGGAAGGGGCGAATCCCGCCGCGGGCGGTGGCAGACCTTCGCGGGCATCGGCGCGAGGTTTCGTCCGCGGCCCAAGTATTTGAATGCCGGTTATTTTGACTCTGCGCGCAATTCGCCCATGAAATTTCACATCAGCATTCGCTCGTGGCTCGATCGGTTTCTCCTGGCAACCTTGGCTGCGGCCAGCATCGCTTCGGTGGGCGGACGCGCCGTCGCGGTCGAGCCTTGGGCCGACAAGGCACTGGCGATCACCGACGGCCTAACCGTCTGGCTCGACGGGGCGAAGCAGAACGACGCTCGACGCCAGCGGCAACAGCCCGAACTGCACAGCGGCGATGCGGTGGATCGCTGGTATGACGGTTCGGGCAGCCAACTCGACTTGTCGCAGGGCGATGTGGATTCGCGTCCAAAATTTCGCCGCGAAGGACGGTTGGGATTGATGTCCTTCGATGGCGAAAAATCGAACGTGTCGGCCGATGGGTTGAAGCGGGCGTTTGACGACTTGACGATGTTCATCGTCGCCGCACCACAGAACAACCCGGGCAACTTTCGGGCGCTGCTGGCGATGAATGCCCACGACCGCAATGACTTCCAAACAGGAATCAACCTCGATCAAGGACCGAACACCACTTCTAGATTCTCAGTCATTAATGTCGAAGGGGCCGGGTTTGGCGGCGTGCAAAATCTGATGACCCAGCCGGTCGGCTTTCGCCGTTGGCAGCGGATCTGCCTTCGCTCGACGATCGGTCGAGGCGGCACCTCGCTGGTCTTGAATGGCGAAGCTGCTGGTAGCCGCGATCGTGATCCCGGGAAAATCGCGATGGATCAACTCGTGGTGGGATGTCGATTCTACGGCGGCATTATCGGGATGCGCGGCTTTTGGACGGGTGAAATTGCAGAACTCTTGATCTACGATCGCAAATTGAGCGACGAGGAAATCCGCGCGGTCGATCGTTATCTGTCCGATAAATATGCGACCGCCGAACCCATTCCTGAACTGCCGGCCGCTCCCGGAATCAAGCGGCTGCGAGCCGTCGAGAATCCTCCGCCGCTGCAAGTCCTTGTGCCGGGGTTTGCGGTCAAGCAACTGCCGGTCGATCTGCCGAACATCAACAATGTGCTGTACCGCGACGACGGCAAGCTCGTGGCACTGGGATACAACGGCAATGTGTATCTGCTGGCCGACACCGATGGCGACGGACTGGAAGACACCGCCAACGTATTTTTTGAAAGCAAAGGTCAACTGCGCGCGCCGATCGGCATGGCCCTCACGCCGCCATGCTACGCCAAGGGTCGCGGCATCTTTGCGCCGTCGAAGAGCAAATGTTCGCTCGTGGTCGATACCAACGGTGACGATGTGGCCGACGAAGAAATCGTCATCGCCGACGGCTGGAAAGAATCGCCCCACAACGTCGACGCGCTCGGGGTGGAAGTGGATCGCCGCGACGGCAGCGTGTACTTCGGTTTGGGCTGCCAGGATTACACGAACGCCTATGTCGTCGGAACCGACGGCCAGTCGGGCTATAAGATCGATAGCGAGCGCGGCACAATCATGCGCATCGCCCCCGATTTGAAGTCGCGCACGATCGTGGCCACGGGAATCCGCTTTCCGGTCGGCATTCGCTTCAATCATCGCGGCGAATTGTTTTGCACCGATCAGGAAGGGGCGACGTGGCTGGCCAACGGCAATCCGCTGGACGAATTGTTGCAGATCGATCTGACGAAAAAGCGGCATTACGGTTTTCCGCCGCGGCATCCGCGGTATTTGCCGGGGGTCATCGATGAGCCGAGCGTGTTCGACTACGCCCCGCAGCACGAATCGACATGCGGCTTGAATTTCGATGAGTCCGTGAACGGCGGCCCGATGTTCGGCCCGGCTTGGTGGCTGCACGATGTGATGGTCACCGGCTACTCGCGCGGCAAGCTGTACCGCACGAAGCTTGCCGGCACCGCCGCCGGTTACGTGGCGCAAAGTCAATTGCTGGCCGTGGCCAACATGCTGCTGGCGGATGCATGCATCGCGCCTGACGGTTCGCTGATCGTCGCCGCTCACAGCGGGCTTCCCGATTGGGGCAGCGGCCCAAGCGGCAAGGGAAAGCTTTACAAAGTCGTCGATGCGAATCAGCAAGCGCCAATTCCGGTGCTAGCATGGGCGCAGACGCCGCACGAAGTTCGCGTGGCGTTCGATCATGAAGTTGACCCGGAAACGCTCAAAGACGTGGCGGCGAAGGCGAGCATCGACCGCGGCCCATTTGTGACGGCCGGCGATCGGTTCGAGTCGCTGCGGCCAGGTTATGCGGTGGTCGATCGGCAGGTCGCCTCGCCGCGTTACGATCAGAAGATCCTTGGCGCGCAGCTTACAGCGGATCATCGGATGTTAATCCTGTCCACCGCGCAGCAAGTTTCCGCCGTCAACTACGGCTTGACGTTGCCGGGGCTGGGCCGACCCGCGAACGAAAACTCGGCGAATGGCGAGTTGCCGCAGGTGCCGGAGACCGATTTGCTCTACGACTTAACCGGCGTCGAAACGGTTTGGCAGCCGGCTAACGGCGAGCCGGCTTGGAACGGTTGGCTGCCACATGTGGACCTTGGCGCGGCGCAGGGTCTGACCATCGGAAGCAGCTTTCACGACGATTTGTGGCAGCGAATGCATCGGGCCGGCACGCTGACGCTGCGCACGCAGTTGCGGCTGAATGACATGCTGCGACCGGCGATCCAGCCCGGTTCATCGATCGACTACCAGTGGCCGCCCGAGACGATTACCCTGTCGCTCACCTCCTCGGGTGCCATGTTTGAAGCCAAGTTCGACGGAAAGCCGCTGGCCGTGCGCGAAGCGACCGGCAAGGACCAGCAATGGATCGCGGAAATTGAAGTGCCTTCGTCCGGTGCAAAACAGACGCATCAACTCGAGGTCCGCCTATCGAATGTCGCACAGCAGCCGCCGCACTTCTCGGTCGCCTATCACACCAACGAGGATTCCCAGCCGCGGGCGATGCAGACGCGGCGATTTCTGCTGCCGTGGGCTTCGACCGCCGAGCAGACCGATTTGATCGTCGATAATCGGCATCTGCCGCAATTGAAGGGAGGCAACTGGCTGCACGGCAAGAAGATCTTTTTTGGAGAGCAAGCCGCTTGCTCGAAGTGTCACAAAGTGCGCGGCGAAGGAAATTCGATTGGACCGGATCTGTCGAATTTGACTCAACGCGACTATGCATCGGTCGTGCGCGACATTACCGAACCAAGCTTTGCCATCAATCCCGATTTCGTCAGCCACAACATTTCGCTAGTCGATGGCCGCTCGCTGACGGGCACGCTGACGAACCAGGGAAACGAAATTGTCGTAACCGACACCAACGCGCGCCAGACCATGCTGACGCGCGCCGACATTGAATCGATCCATCCGTCGGCGCTGTCGATCATGCCCCAGGGCCTGCCCAAACAGATCGGCCCGGAGAATTTTCGGGATTTGCTGACGTTTTTGCTCGTCGAACCGCCGAAGATGCCGATCTATGGCGACCAGGCGCCGCCGCCGGCGAGAACGATGGACGAAGTTGGCGCGGTGCTGGCCGGCAGCGACGCGGCGGCTAAAACGCGGCCAATTCAGGTCGTACTCGTCACCGGTCCCAAAGATCACGGTCTCGGCGAGCATGATTACCCGGCGTGGAAAACCGTTTGGCAGAATCTGCTCGGCATGGCGGCAGATACTCGCGTCACCCTCGCCGACGATTGGCCAAGCGCCGACGAATTAAAATCGGCCGATGTGCTGGTGTTTTACCAGCAGGGCAAATGGACTGCCGAGCGGGCGAGGGACATCGATGCGTTTCTGAAGCGTGGCGGCGGCTTAGTCTACATTCATTTTGCCGTCGATGGCGGAAACGACGCCCCAGGTTTTGCGCAGCGGATCGGCCTGGCCTGGCGCGGCGGCCAATCGAAATTTCGCCACGGGCCGCTCGATCTCGATTTTGCTCCGGGAGAAAGCCATCCGATCGCTCGGAATTTCACAAAAGTCCACTTCTACGACGAAAGCTATTGGAACTTGATTGGCGATCCACGCCGATTCAATCTGCTCGCAACTGGCAAGGAAGACAGCGAGTCGCAACCGCTGTTTTGGACGATCGAACAAGGTCGCGGGCGAGTATTCGTCTCGATTCCAGGACATTTTTCCTGGACGTTCGACGACCCGCTGTTCCGTGTGCTGCTGCTGCGCGGCATCGCTTGGGCGGCCCACGAACCGGTCGATCGATTCAACGAACTGGTAACGCCGGGAGCACGCATTGCAACGCCCAAATAAGGCATGGCACTCCTCGCATTCTGCGCGATCCCAGAATCAATTTCATGGCGGAGCACGAAGAGTAGGCTTATCGGCGCAGATTCGTGACTGGTGCCGGCCGCGCGATGGGATCGGGAAGGGCGGCGGTGGAAGCACTGCGAGATTGTTCGCTCACCGAGTCAACGCAGCCGTCCGACTTTTCGCCGGCTTTCCTTTCCGCCGCCGCCACCGGTTTCATCTTGTTTGCGGGGAGAGAATCGACGCAGCGGTCACACGATGGCTCGGGTGGAATGCTGCTGGTAGTGGCCGGCTTGACGGCGGTCTTCAGCGGAGCGCCGCGTTTGGCCAATTCGACGGGCGGCAGCGCTGCCTGATTGAACAATCGGTCGTGGTAAATCAGTAGCGCGTGCAAAGCATGCCCCCACGGGCCGATGCTCCAGCTTCGATCAGGCTCGGCCAACATGATGCCCGACAGAAAATCAACCGTCTTCATCACGCTGGGATCGCGCAGCTGCTCGTCGGGCAACGACCAGGCGAGCCATTCCATGATATGTCCGGTCGTTTGCAGTTTGCGATCGACGTCGCCGGGTCGATCGGCTTTGTACTTGAACCATTCGGTGCTGAAGCTGCCATCGGGGTTTTGCAGTGAATTCAGCGTATAACGCTGATAATCGGTGATATATTTGTGGGCGCGAGCATATTCGCCATCGAGCGGCTCGCCACGCTTGAGACGAATTTTATAGGCCTGGCTGATGCCGAACAGGCGGTGTGTGCCGCCGCAAGGGGCGCTGTGGATGGGGGCTTCGATTTCGTATTTCAACAGTTTTGGAATCGACCACTGTTCGCCGTTGCGACTGGTCCAATGAGCGTCGCTCGGCAAATAGTGCGACAGTGCGATGAGTTTGAAGGTCAATTCGCCGCCGCTCTTACAGCTCATTTTTTCTTCTGCGATGTAATCGGCGACGGACATATCGACGCCTTCGATACGCATCGGGCTTTCTGGGCGCACCTTCCACTGAGCGAGCATGGCGAGATATTGGCCGTCGTGCCCTTGCAAGCCGACGCCGTATCGGGCGTGCGGCTTGCCGTTTTCGAGTACGATCAGCACGTCGCCGCGGCATGGCGCGCCCCAGCAAAGCCAGCCCATTGCGTTGACGGTTTGCCCGCCGGGGCCGTCGCGATAGATTTGCGTCCGGGGGCCATAGGCGATCAGGCCGTGCATCACTTCCCACGAACTATGGTCGCGGGCATTGAGGTGCTTGGGTTCGTAGATTGCAAGCGTTTGCCGAACCT
This genomic interval from Pirellulales bacterium contains the following:
- a CDS encoding ThuA domain-containing protein: MKFHISIRSWLDRFLLATLAAASIASVGGRAVAVEPWADKALAITDGLTVWLDGAKQNDARRQRQQPELHSGDAVDRWYDGSGSQLDLSQGDVDSRPKFRREGRLGLMSFDGEKSNVSADGLKRAFDDLTMFIVAAPQNNPGNFRALLAMNAHDRNDFQTGINLDQGPNTTSRFSVINVEGAGFGGVQNLMTQPVGFRRWQRICLRSTIGRGGTSLVLNGEAAGSRDRDPGKIAMDQLVVGCRFYGGIIGMRGFWTGEIAELLIYDRKLSDEEIRAVDRYLSDKYATAEPIPELPAAPGIKRLRAVENPPPLQVLVPGFAVKQLPVDLPNINNVLYRDDGKLVALGYNGNVYLLADTDGDGLEDTANVFFESKGQLRAPIGMALTPPCYAKGRGIFAPSKSKCSLVVDTNGDDVADEEIVIADGWKESPHNVDALGVEVDRRDGSVYFGLGCQDYTNAYVVGTDGQSGYKIDSERGTIMRIAPDLKSRTIVATGIRFPVGIRFNHRGELFCTDQEGATWLANGNPLDELLQIDLTKKRHYGFPPRHPRYLPGVIDEPSVFDYAPQHESTCGLNFDESVNGGPMFGPAWWLHDVMVTGYSRGKLYRTKLAGTAAGYVAQSQLLAVANMLLADACIAPDGSLIVAAHSGLPDWGSGPSGKGKLYKVVDANQQAPIPVLAWAQTPHEVRVAFDHEVDPETLKDVAAKASIDRGPFVTAGDRFESLRPGYAVVDRQVASPRYDQKILGAQLTADHRMLILSTAQQVSAVNYGLTLPGLGRPANENSANGELPQVPETDLLYDLTGVETVWQPANGEPAWNGWLPHVDLGAAQGLTIGSSFHDDLWQRMHRAGTLTLRTQLRLNDMLRPAIQPGSSIDYQWPPETITLSLTSSGAMFEAKFDGKPLAVREATGKDQQWIAEIEVPSSGAKQTHQLEVRLSNVAQQPPHFSVAYHTNEDSQPRAMQTRRFLLPWASTAEQTDLIVDNRHLPQLKGGNWLHGKKIFFGEQAACSKCHKVRGEGNSIGPDLSNLTQRDYASVVRDITEPSFAINPDFVSHNISLVDGRSLTGTLTNQGNEIVVTDTNARQTMLTRADIESIHPSALSIMPQGLPKQIGPENFRDLLTFLLVEPPKMPIYGDQAPPPARTMDEVGAVLAGSDAAAKTRPIQVVLVTGPKDHGLGEHDYPAWKTVWQNLLGMAADTRVTLADDWPSADELKSADVLVFYQQGKWTAERARDIDAFLKRGGGLVYIHFAVDGGNDAPGFAQRIGLAWRGGQSKFRHGPLDLDFAPGESHPIARNFTKVHFYDESYWNLIGDPRRFNLLATGKEDSESQPLFWTIEQGRGRVFVSIPGHFSWTFDDPLFRVLLLRGIAWAAHEPVDRFNELVTPGARIATPK